A genomic segment from Torulaspora globosa chromosome 3, complete sequence encodes:
- a CDS encoding uncharacterized protein (ancestral locus Anc_4.146), producing the protein MTRTNKWTEHEARPDPKYFTHAGNFGEAPNNVKKQGSGKGNWGKPGDEINDLIDSGEVPQVFNKARRGSNTQTNERKFENIQHYQV; encoded by the coding sequence ATGACTAGAACCAACAAATGGACAGAACACGAGGCCAGACCTGACCCAAAATACTTCACCCATGCCGGAAACTTTGGTGAAGCACCTAACAATGTCAAGAAACAAGGCTCCGGCAAAGGTAATTGGGGTAAACCCGGTGATGAGATCAACGATCTGATCGATTCCGGGGAGGTCCCTCAGGTTTTCAACAAGGCCAGACGCGGTTCCAACACCCAAACCAACGAAAGAAAGTTTGAGAACATTCAGCATTATCAAGTCTAA
- a CDS encoding uncharacterized protein (ancestral locus Anc_4.144), with protein sequence MSGFVTGLLTSWGEGYLQDRATEFAEENFQPTKDPFYEKLPNGKQVRRRLPDCCSKQESKAWKSLQNKAWSHDRSICGCCCWTQCVGWAPIMAIIPVIGPALMYWVHGKLINYADRHFHLPPDLLVKLHGNIGIDLAISLIPILGILFSWLHASSTRNCAMIYNFVSKRAYEREAMEKRTREQQAIQRTEVQQHYDRPPQRTEQAVYHSQQQYQRAPRQQQQVRPPPPVYQRPPQAARAQRPYL encoded by the coding sequence ATGTCGGGATTTGTCACCGGCCTGCTCACCTCATGGGGTGAGGGTTACCTGCAGGATAGAGCGACTGAATTTGCTGAAGAGAACTTTCAGCCGACAAAAGATCCGTTCTACGAGAAACTGCCTAATGGGAAGCAAGTGCGCCGTAGACTGCCCGATTGTTGTTCGAAACAAGAGAGCAAGGCTTGGAAAAGCTTACAGAACAAGGCGTGGTCCCACGACCGGAGTATCTGTGGGTGTTGCTGCTGGACCCAATGTGTTGGGTGGGCGCCGATCATGGCTATCATCCCAGTGATTGGACCTGCCCTGATGTATTGGGTTCACGGTAAGCTGATCAACTATGCAGACAGACACTTCCATCTGCCACCCGATCTTCTAGTGAAACTGCATGGGAACATCGGTATTGATCTGGCAATAAGTCTGATCCCGATTCTGGGGATCTTGTTCTCGTGGCTGCATGCCAGTTCCACGCGGAATTGTGCGATGATCTACAACTTCGTCAGTAAGAGGGCTTACGAGAGGGAGGCCATGGAGAAGCGAACGAGAGAACAGCAGGCGATCCAGCGTACGGAAGTGCAACAGCACTACGACCGCCCACCCCAGCGTACGGAACAAGCTGTTTACCATTCCCAGCAGCAATACCAGCGGGCTCCTcgacaacagcaacaggTGAGACCTCCTCCGCCGGTATATCAAAGGCCTCCTCAAGCGGCACGTGCGCAGAGACCGTACCTATGA
- the SWC4 gene encoding Swc4p (ancestral locus Anc_4.137), translating to MSSSDIFDVLNIQQRSKSPGSTASPTPTAVSSGTNGNRTAKPQVTGMQRELYSLLGENQPPVVIQPSNKFKEKLTAITKPSPWTNAPFKANSTVTLHHWIKGTKESIGSEPQESQYAKLNVHLTIPKFNKEEYETFMTKTDEQKQDVANQTADTIKKEENTGSPGESWSFDEIDYLFNLCRRYDMKWFVIHDRYSFGKPRSLEDLKEKFYEVCRNYFSTNSPNDPIMENLNYPREKELERKKYLQRLLARSAAEIAEEEALIIESRKFEMAAKKTLNERESLLRLLDSPNSDQSVSQYMTSQGIAQLYGSLLSDKSKKRKHNSVVPENPWMKQQQQFAQQRQQLQQMQDKRQDGQDLGSPRKTKKQKQEIQTAMKRKAESVYAEHLLKNFSPEERDALGVITHGDKLPPGVYLRSSKISTFKPALQNKVAAILQELDLPIRPAMPTAKVINRHEELLKRITTLVDLKKHLDKLEAEKAIAK from the coding sequence ATGTCGTCGTCGGATATTTTCGATGTGCTGAACATCCAGCAAAGATCCAAGAGTCCAGGGAGTACCGCCTCCCCAACTCCAACTGCTGTTAGCAGTGGAACGAACGGTAACCGGACTGCTAAACCGCAAGTTACCGGTATGCAAAGAGAACTTTACAGTTTACTGGGTGAGAACCAACCTCCAGTAGTTATACAGCCAAGCAATAAGTTTAAGGAGAAATTAACTGCTATCACTAAGCCTTCACCTTGGACCAACGCACCTTTCAAGGCAAACTCTACGGTGACATTACATCATTGGATCAAAGGTACGAAAGAGTCGATTGGATCTGAGCCTCAGGAGTCCCAGTATGCGAAACTCAATGTTCACCTAACCATTCCTAAGTTCAATaaagaagaatacgaaACGTTTATGACAAAGACAGATGAGCAGAAGCAAGACGTCGCCAACCAAACTGCAGATACGATaaaaaaggaagagaaTACGGGGAGCCCTGGCGAGTCATGGAgtttcgatgaaatcgactACCTGTTCAATCTTTGTAGGCGATACGATATGAAATGGTTTGTCATTCATGATCGGTACTCTTTTGGCAAGCCTCGAAGCTTGGAGGATCTAAAAGAGAAATTCTACGAAGTTTGCAGGAACTATTTCTCCACCAACTCTCCTAATGATCCCATAATGGAGAACTTGAACTATCCCAGGGAAAAGGAACTTGAGAGAAAGAAGTATCTGCAGAGACTACTTGCCAGATCGGCGGCGGAAATTGCTGAGGAGGAAGCCCTGATAATCGAGTCTCGTAAATTTGAAATGGCTGCTAAAAAGACGTTAAATGAAAGAGAATCGCTGCTGCGCCTGTTGGATTCGCCGAATTCAGATCAATCCGTGTCTCAATACATGACTTCACAGGGAATCGCTCAGCTCTATGGAAGCCTTCTCTCAGACAAATCGAAGAAGCGGAAGCACAATTCTGTTGTGCCAGAAAATCCTTGGAtgaaacagcagcaacagtTTGCGCAGCAAAggcagcaattgcaacaAATGCAAGATAAAAGACAGGATGGCCAAGATCTTGGATCCCCCCGGAAAACTaagaagcagaagcaaGAAATTCAGACGGCTATGAAGCGAAAGGCAGAAAGTGTATACGCAGAGCATCTTCTTAAAAATTTTAGCCCTGAGGAAAGAGACGCATTGGGAGTCATTACTCATGGTGATAAATTACCTCCGGGAGTATATCTGCGGTCGTCTAAGATTTCTACTTTCAAGCCTGCTCTTCAGAACAAAGTTGCCGCAATTTTGCAGGAGCTGGATTTGCCCATCAGACCTGCCATGCCCACAGCCAAGGTGATTAACAGACATGAGGAACTACTCAAACGCATAACAACCCTAGTGGATCTC
- the RPL38 gene encoding 60S ribosomal protein eL38 (ancestral locus Anc_4.141), whose product MAREITDIKQFLELTRRADVKTATVKINKKVNKAGKSFRQTKFKVRGSKNLYTLVVNDAGKAKKLIQSMPPTLKVNRL is encoded by the coding sequence ATGGCTAGAGAAATCACCGATATCAAGCAATTTTTGGAATTGACCAGAAGAGCCGACGTTAAGACCGCCACTGTtaagatcaacaagaaggtCAACAAGGCTGGTAAGTCTTTCAGACAAACCAAGTTCAAGGTCAGAGGTTCTAAGAACCTATACACTCTAGTTGTCAACGACGCTGGTAAGGCTAAGAAATTGATCCAATCCATGCCACCAACTTTGAAGGTCAACAGATTGTAA
- the CWC24 gene encoding U2-type spliceosomal complex subunit CWC24 (ancestral locus Anc_4.139), whose amino-acid sequence MFKKRTSGSDSNRRKKVRLEVDREKSDEMSLKTQTEATKIDNDAKGTSGTGKRGGDEVLRLGDDSDDERKFTLSVNDDATREDRLTAELQNSSKGSKRIGQPSNVRTTLLMDYQPDVCKDYQQTGYCGYGDSCKFLHTRDSFKGGWQLNQEWKIDSNEATEEAGKPVDLSEVPPKCAICEKEYKSPVLTSCGHYFCSGCFTKRVRQDSKCLICGRDTHGVAKMANNLRKLLKAKQSS is encoded by the coding sequence atgttcaagaagaggacAAGTGGTAGTGACAGTAACAGAAGGAAGAAAGTCCGGCTGGAAGTTGACCGAGAGAAGAGCGATGAGATGTCCTTGAAGACGCAGACCGAAGCTACAAAAATTGACAATGATGCTAAGGGCACTAGTGGTACGGGTAAACGTGGTGGTGACGAGGTCTTGAGGTTGGGTGACGATAGCGACGATGAAAGGAAGTTTACTCTGTCGGTTAATGATGATGCGACCAGAGAAGATAGGCTTACGGCAGAGCTGCAGAATTCGAGCAAAGGTTCCAAGCGAATAGGACAGCCTTCAAATGTACGAACGACTCTACTTATGGACTATCAGCCGGATGTGTGCAAGGACTACCAGCAGACGGGCTACTGCGGGTATGGCGATAGCTGCAAGTTTCTGCATACAAGAGATAGTTTCAAAGGGGGCTGGCAGCTTAATCAGGAATGGAAAATAGATTCAAATGAGGCGACCGAAGAAGCGGGAAAGCCCGTAGATCTGTCTGAAGTGCCTCCAAAGTGCGCTATCTGCGAAAAGGAGTACAAGAGCCCGGTTCTCACTTCATGCGGACATTACTTTTGCAGCGGTTGTTTTACCAAACGTGTACGACAGGATTCCAAGTGTCTGATATGCGGGCGTGATACGCATGGCGTTGCCAAGATGGCAAATAATTTGAGAAAACTGCTCAAGGCGAAACAGTCGAGTTGA
- the CUL3 gene encoding cullin CUL3 (ancestral locus Anc_4.138), with product MASKRTKIRIPNRLGNFEESAESLLSSLGQAIDEICLEHYPRLSFEHLYRLVYTLTLRKKGPEVFEVVELHIGKILDQRRKDLEYYKGKGYELLDALCVEWEKECVHFKLLSDVMIYMDKVYCKQEMKPETYDFAMRLFKERIVLPLSASIDEAMIQEFNNIRLKQSLDGPNAHLCKELVGIMETLAEEKDNYFVNHFEPLLLAETEKYYQSVLKNKNLDSVARLEYMKKLRNFEYELDSKVLNNDSTIKIIAMLDKVLLWNPDFLNDKPTLVRLAIDTNGIELMKELCQLSDDSEYAKRLTEAVKKCLRDDANSLNLDMNSKKRTQAAAKWTASLIELYDRYDRFLREVGFSPDILDPESSKDPYHSAGLLDNVFSEFLNQQGKQATDAITLYLDVLLKMTQPKREIERVKNDLEASVKLFKLLSEKDLFVNAYKQQMSRRLLQHRSMIEVERWMVKRIKDELGVFFTSKLDGMLRDIGVSNEISRAFKNSIDEDRWPNALDFRPQVLTVTSWSFQAPSASENDIILPIQLEQLKLDFESYYAKKYSERTLQWAHNLGYIELGLQFDESYHDISMPIPAAVICLLFDKFDQLTLEMMEEQTRIPEQELLKHLVSLTLVPKSRILRKKPSSRSISRNDKFTINYSFTAPTRKVKVQPVASILPPSRSDSNVDLVQDSLKRERLNETNAAIVRLLKSHQRLSHNDLASLVAEEVKNRFPMSSSLFKKSMNYLMEKEYVQRDPENLSIYHYIS from the coding sequence ATGGCTAGCAAGAGGACTAAGATTCGCATTCCAAATAGACTCGGcaattttgaagagagtGCGGAGAGCTTGTTGAGTTCCTTAGGTCAAGCAATCGATGAAATTTGCTTAGAACACTACCCTAGGCTGTCATTTGAGCATCTTTACAGACTTGTTTACACTCTTACTCTGAGAAAAAAGGGCCCTGAGGTCTTTGAGGTAGTGGAGCTTCACATTGGGAAGATACTCgatcaaagaaggaaggaTCTGGAATATTACAAGGGCAAGGGCTATGAACTTTTGGACGCTCTATGCGTGGAATGGGAGAAAGAATGCGTTCATTTCAAGCTATTGAGTGATGTTATGATCTATATGGATAAAGTTTACTGCAAACAGGAGATGAAGCCCGAGACTTATGACTTCGCAATGCGGTTGTTCAAGGAAAGAATCGTACTGCCACTATCGGCGTCGATTGATGAGGCGATGATTCAAGAGTTTAACAATATTCGTCTCAAGCAGTCGCTGGATGGACCCAATGCCCACCTCTGTAAGGAATTAGTGGGCATAATGGAAACTTTGGCTGAGGAAAAAGATAATTACTTCGTTAATCATTTCGAACCGCTGCTCTTGGCAGAGACTGAGAAATACTATCAGTCTgtgctgaagaataaaAATCTGGACTCGGTGGCACGTTTAGAATACATGAAGAAACTTAGGAACTTTGAATATGAGCTCGATTCGAAGGTCCTGAACAACGATAGCACAATCAAGATTATCGCGATGCTAGATAAAGTGCTGCTGTGGAATCCCGACTTCCTCAATGACAAGCCAACTTTAGTACGCTTAGCTATAGATACCAATGGTATTGAGTTGATGAAGGAACTGTGTCAGCTTTCGGATGACAGCGAATATGCGAAGAGACTTACGGAAGCGGTTAAGAAATGCCTGCGAGACGATGCGAACTCATTGAATCTTGATATGAATTCTAAGAAAAGAACTCAGGCGGCTGCTAAATGGACCGCAAGCCTCATTGAATTGTACGATAGATACGACAGATTCTTGAGGGAAGTGGGATTTTCCCCCGACATTCTGGACCCCGAGAGCTCCAAAGATCCCTACCATAGTGCAGGACTGTTAGACAACGTGTTTTCGGAATTTTTGAACCAGCAAGGTAAGCAGGCTACCGATGCTATAACCTTATATTTGGACGTACTCCTTAAGATGACACAGCCGAAGCGTGAGATTGAGAGAGTCAAAAATGATCTAGAGGCATCTGTCAAGCTGTTCAAGTTGTTATCCGAAAAGGACCTTTTCGTCAATGCTTATAAGCAACAGATGTCGAGAAGGTTGCTGCAACATAGATCTATGATCGAAGTAGAAAGATGGATGGTGAAGCGCATCAAAGATGAGCTGGGAGTCTTTTTCACTTCTAAGCTAGATGGTATGCTCCGGGACATAGGCGTCTCGAATGAAATTTCTCGCGCTTTTAAGAACAGTATAGATGAAGATCGTTGGCCAAATGCGCTTGATTTTAGGCCTCAAGTTCTGACAGTGACCTCTTGGTCTTTCCAGGCCCCAAGTGCTTCTGAGAATGATATCATCCTACCAATCCAGTTGGAACAATTGAAATTAGACTTTGAATCTTATTACGCTAAGAAATACAGTGAAAGGACTTTACAGTGGGCTCATAACTTGGGTTATATCGAACTAGGGCTTCAATTTGATGAATCTTATCATGACATTAGCATGCCGATTCCGGCGGCCGTTATCTGTCTCTTATTCGATAAGTTTGACCAGCTTACGCTGGAAATGATGGAAGAACAAACAAGAATACCCGAGCAagagcttttgaagcatCTGGTGTCCCTTACGCTCGTACCGAAATCTCGTAtactgaggaagaagccCAGTTCGCGCAGCATTTCCCGCAATGATAAGTTTACAATCAATTACTCGTTTACGGCGCCAACCAGGAAAGTCAAAGTTCAGCCAGTTGCAAGCATACTTCCGCCATCAAGGTCCGACTCGAATGTGGATCTCGTCCAAGATTCTTTAAAACGCGAAAGATTGAATGAAACTAACGCTGCAATTGTGCGGCTCCTTAAGTCTCACCAACGCCTTTCGCACAACGACCTTGCGAGCTTAGTCGCAGAAGAAGTCAAGAACCGCTTCCCCATGAGCAGTTcgcttttcaagaaaagtaTGAATTATCTaatggagaaagaataTGTCCAACGGGATCCGGAAAACCTATCTATATACCACTACATTTCCTAA
- the TFG2 gene encoding transcription factor IIF subunit TFG2 (ancestral locus Anc_4.142) — translation MSQKESSASVLTAAPANDSGDEYLSQEEEVFDGNDIENNENKVYEESLDLDLSRSNRKVWLVRLPMFLAEKWRDRNNIHGQELGKIRINKDGSKIKLVLNENDNDTIPHEYDLELTKKVVENEYIFTEQNLKKYQQRVKELASDPEKQRQAYLKKQEREEELKKRQQQLKRRNNRRKFNHRVMTDRDGRDRYIPYVKTIPKKTSIVGTVCHECQVMPSMDDPNYHKIVEQRRNIVKNYNKERITTLDQTVGVTMSHTGMSMRSDTSNFLKVGREKAKSSTKYIRMPKKEILDYLFKLFDEYDYWSLKGLKERTRQPEAHLKDCLDKVATLVKKGPYAFKYTLRPEYKRLKEEERKATLGELADDQTGSGDGSGFNSYDDQNQREDGEGEDEIEMEDIV, via the coding sequence ATGTCTCAGAAGGAAAGCAGTGCTTCTGTTTTGACTGCAGCGCCAGCCAACGATTCTGGCGACGAATACCTCTCACAGGAGGAAGAAGTATTCGATGGTAACGATATCGAAAACAATGAGAACAAGGTCTATGAAGAGTCGCTGGACCTGGATCTGTCTCGTAGCAACAGGAAAGTGTGGTTAGTTCGCTTACCCATGTTTCTCGCTGAGAAATGGAGAGATCGTAATAACATCCACGGCCAAGAACTCGGGAAGATCAGAATAAACAAGGATGGAAGTAAGATCAAGCTGGTCCTCAACGAAAACGATAACGATACGATACCGCATGAATACGACCTGGAACTGACAAAGAAGGTTGTGGAGAATGAGTACATTTTCACCGAacaaaacttgaagaagtacCAACAGAGGGTCAAAGAGTTGGCTTCTGACCCGGAGAAGCAAAGACAGGCCtatctgaagaaacaggAGCGGGAGGAAGAACTCAAAAAGAGACAGCAACAGCTAAAACGCAGAAACAACCGCAGAAAGTTCAACCATAGGGTCATGACCGACCGAGATGGGAGAGACAGGTATATCCCATACGTCAAGACGATCCCCAAGAAGACCTCGATTGTCGGGACGGTGTGCCACGAATGTCAAGTGATGCCATCGATGGACGACCCTAACTACCACAAGATCGTCGAGCAGAGAAGGAACATTGTCAAGAACTACAACAAGGAGAGAATCACCACCTTGGACCAAACGGTAGGTGTCACGATGAGCCACACCGGTATGTCCATGAGATCAGACActtccaacttcttgaaagtcGGTCGTGAGAAGGCAAAGAGCAGCACGAAGTATATCCGTATGCCCAAGAAGGAAATTCTGGACTACCTGTTCAAGCTATTCGATGAGTACGACTACTGGTCCCTCAAAGGTCTAAAAGAGAGAACCAGACAACCCGAGGCTCATCTAAAGGACTGTCTTGACAAGGTTGCCACattggtcaagaagggGCCTTACGCTTTTAAGTATACCTTAAGACCGGAGTACAAGAGACtcaaggaagaggaaagaaAGGCCACACTTGGCGAGCTTGCCGATGACCAGACGGGCAGCGGCGACGGCTCCGGTTTCAACTCCTACGATGACCAGAATCAACGTGAGGACGGTGAAggtgaagatgaaattgaaatgGAAGATATCGTGTGA
- the ECT1 gene encoding ethanolamine-phosphate cytidylyltransferase (ancestral locus Anc_4.145), with protein sequence MPVMNASERYEHTRANRWCGEVVEDAPYVTQPDWLDRCGCRYVVHGDDITLAADGKDCYQVMKDLGRFKVVKRTPGVSTTEIIHRILTCRGKGSWEMPSPDELQSYSTGPDGFSKHCFVFENDLKEPLVRGGYSFEPQNCKFVRGNFDLFHMGQIEQLARIRAAAPSDARVIAVIETDDDCIMSLKERSLSVLSCRHIDGIVILTAGQQGPPAQYLIDDRSLPQDNSGFQYLNRDIIVKRVLDQRDIYEQRNARKGMPIV encoded by the coding sequence ATGCCGGTGATGAATGCCAGTGAGCGATACGAACATACGAGGGCCAACCGTTGGTGTGGAGAAGTGGTAGAAGATGCTCCTTACGTCACGCAGCCGGACTGGTTAGACCGCTGCGGCTGCCGGTATGTGGTCCATGGAGACGATATAACGCTAGCAGCAGACGGGAAGGACTGTTATCAGGTAATGAAGGATCTGGGAAGGTTCAAAGTGGTCAAGAGAACGCCCGGGGTCAGCACCACAGAGATTATCCACAGGATCCTTACCTGCAGGGGAAAGGGATCTTGGGAAATGCCCTCCCCCGACGAATTACAGTCGTACAGTACCGGACCTGACGGTTTTAGCAAACATTGTTTCGTCTTCGAGAACGATCTAAAGGAGCCGTTGGTTCGAGGTGGATACAGCTTCGAGCCGCAAAATTGTAAGTTTGTTAGAGGCAACTTCGATCTTTTCCATATGGGTCAAATCGAGCAATTAGCTCGCATAAGAGCCGCGGCGCCCAGCGATGCTCGAGTTATTGCCGTGATCGAAACCGACGATGACTGTATAATGAGTCTCAAAGAGCGATCACTAAGCGTCCTATCTTGTAGGCACATCGATGGAATCGTTATTCTTACTGCGGGTCAACAGGGCCCCCCGGCGCAGTATCTCATTGACGACAGATCACTCCCACAAGATAATAGCGGGTTTCAATATCTGAACAGAGACATCATTGTGAAAAGAGTCCTCGATCAGCGGGATATATACGAGCAGCGTAACGCTCGTAAAGGCATGCCGATTGTCTAG
- the PEX30 gene encoding peroxisome biogenesis protein (ancestral locus Anc_4.140) — protein sequence MSETNSKERETRAQFVDPPATRLGGDTTKVIRSALKKRNGRVPERRYSDETQNITPVVSSPLLTSTPPTISKAMVNLYPNLIVADRFLSVVTWTGEDVWPSILTVMIYTMIVSYFENIARYFGHLVVVAILWGYSLLDKHVEETLSSQPTLDDIVHTMNRVITKADMLLSPVTILSAQDIKKLLFTTAFLSPIYVLITLFIMPPRKVLLVGGIYLLTYHSPWSIIARRLLWRFKMVRLLVFYVTGLDLGGVNKDQGIFAAVQKQVKKLSSLNDGSTANDGKPIKFTYVLYENQRRWLGIGWTSSMLSYERAAWTDEFLNEAPSPENFQLPEENSGMMWKWVDKTWRLDMTNDGAIQLSSTRPKTTASPNADDGFIYYDNTWKKPSTEDSFSKYTRRRRWIRTAELMRTGDSDLIEPEIPLETGKTSDFSLHANETSQKFIPSNKRRKDSTKVSHQDGNDLDIRRRVSFSDVDNVHIIPPDEELDEPSTESAKENRDESPASNGAHDKKLI from the coding sequence ATGAGTGAGACTAACTCTAAGGAGCGTGAGACAAGGGCGCAGTTTGTGGATCCGCCAGCGACTAGGCTTGGCGGCGATACTACCAAAGTAATTCGAAGtgcgttgaagaagcgaaATGGCAGAGTGCCGGAGAGAAGATATTCCGATGAGACGCAAAACATCACACCTGTGGTATCGTCGCCGCTGCTGACATCAACGCCACCAACTATCTCTAAAGCTATGGTGAATCTGTATCCGAATTTGATTGTGGCAGATAGATTTCTCTCGGTGGTTACTTGGACTGGAGAGGACGTCTGGCCAAGTATCCTAACGGTGATGATATACACGATGATTGTATCGTACTTTGAAAATATTGCCAGGTATTTTGGACATTTGGTAGTGGTGGCGATACTCTGGGGCTATTCTCTGCTGGACAAGCATGTTGAGGAAACCCTCAGTTCACAGCCAACGCTGGACGACATTGTACACACCATGAATAGAGTTATCACGAAGGCGGATATGCTATTATCGCCTGTAACTATTTTGAGTGCCcaagatatcaagaagctccTCTTCACAACCGCTTTCCTCTCTCCGATCTATGTGTTGATAACGCTGTTCATAATGCCACCGCGCAAAGTGCTACTGGTGGGTGGAATTTACCTCTTAACATATCATTCGCCGTGGTCGATCATCGCCAGGCGGCTGCTGTGGAGGTTTAAAATGGTCAGACTGCTAGTCTTTTATGTCACTGGGCTTGATCTCGGCGGAGTCAACAAGGACCAGGGCATCTTTGCCGCTGTGCAAAAGCAGGTCAAGAAATTGTCTAGTTTGAACGACGGTTCTACCGCTAACGATGGCAAGCCAATAAAATTTACTTATGTTCTTTACGAGAATCAGCGCCGCTGGTTGGGAATCGGCTGGACTTCAAGCATGTTAAGCTACGAAAGGGCTGCCTGGACGGACGAGTTTTTGAATGAAGCGCCTTCGCCGGAGAACTTCCAGTTGCCTGAAGAGAACTCTGGCATGATGTGGAAATGGGTTGACAAGACGTGGAGGCTGGACATGACCAACGACGGAGCCATCCAGCTCTCAAGCACAAGACCAAAGACCACGGCGTCACCAAATGCAGACGATGGTTTCATCTACTACGATAATACGTGGAAGAAACCCTCGACGGAGGATTCCTTTTCCAAATacacaagaagaaggaggtGGATAAGGACGGCAGAGCTAATGAGAACGGGTGATTCAGATTTAATAGAACCCGAAATACCGCTAGAGACAGGCAAGACGTCCGATTTCTCATTGCATGCAAATGAAACTTCTCAAAAATTCATCCCAAGCAATAAGCGCAGGAAAGACTCTACTAAGGTTTCCCATCAGGATGGAAACGATCTCGATATCCGAAGAAGAGTTTCCTTCAGCGATGTTGATAACGTTCACATAATCCCACCAGATGAGGAGCTGGATGAACCCTCAACCGAATCCGCGAAGGAGAACCGCGATGAGAGTCCCGCCTCCAATGGTGCCCACGATAAGAAGCTCATTTAA
- the PRP18 gene encoding mRNA splicing protein PRP18 (ancestral locus Anc_4.143), with product MSLDLASLLKNEIAKKQEELQKPAAEKPRPESPPPQRKEHVEGKEQEDHADESEGGVSIEQQIERLKSRPQRVENILAGDAKVARKIDPRDIGDPAKLKRLSLQCNLFIHDILSQWDTHSEEYNSELLLETKKALFPLLVKLRRATLSDDLVISLASVLYHLQQPNQNNLAIESYMKLSIGNVAWPIGVTSVGIHARSAHSKIQGSDGQVANVMVDEITRLWITSIKRLITFHEWLSRT from the coding sequence ATGAGTCTTGACCTTGCTAGCCtcctgaagaatgaaatagccaagaagcaagaagagcTACAAAAACCGGCAGCTGAGAAGCCTCGTCCCGAGTCGCCACCCCCACAGAGGAAAGAACACGTCGAAGGTAAGGAACAGGAGGACCATGCCGACGAATCAGAAGGGGGAGTCTCGATTGAACAACAGATCGAAAGATTAAAGAGCCGACCACAGAGGGTAGAAAACATACTTGCTGGTGATGCGAAGGTCGCTAGAAAAATTGATCCAAGAGACATCGGAGACCCGGCAAAGCTGAAACGGTTGTCCCTGCAATGCAATCTGTTTATCCATGATATTCTTTCCCAATGGGATACGCACTCGGAAGAATATAATTCAGAATTGCTCTTGGAGACCAAGAAGGCGCTGTTCCCGTTGCTGGTTAAACTACGTCGAGCGACGTTGTCTGACGATCTGGTCATTTCACTTGCTAGCGTTCTCTACCACCTGCAGCAGCCCAACCAAAACAACCTGGCAATCGAATCGTACATGAAATTGAGTATCGGTAATGTTGCGTGGCCCATTGGAGTGACTAGCGTAGGCATCCATGCGCGAAGTGCCCATTCTAAGATTCAGGGCTCGGATGGCCAGGTTGCCAACGTAATGGTGGACGAGATAACAAGGCTCTGGATCACCAGCATAAAGAGATTGATCACATTCCATGAGTGGTTGAGCAGGACGTGA